In Macrobrachium rosenbergii isolate ZJJX-2024 chromosome 6, ASM4041242v1, whole genome shotgun sequence, a genomic segment contains:
- the LOC136839335 gene encoding uncharacterized protein isoform X1 → MKFFIVASFCMAVVLSQGVIQPKPNVRNLPAEVRKEAPDQCYGFTAKKAFPVGQSWSLAPFCGKATCIQHEGKFFEKVEDCGFEPKPSPGCRVKNEADQAKPYPACCPVYECQPGATLQYPTPEELKAAAEQAAKAAQGAQG, encoded by the exons ATGAAATTCTTCATCGTCGCCTCATTCTGCATGGCAGTGGTTCTCAGCCAGGGTGTGATTCAGCCAAAGCCAAATGTTCGAAATCTTCCTGCTGAAGTCCGCAAAG AGGCTCCTGATCAATGTTACGGATTCACTGCCAAAAAGGCGTTCCCAGTGGGCCAGTCTTGGTCCCTGGCTCCCTTCTGTGGCAAAGCCACCTGCATTCAACACGAAGGAAAATTCTTCGAAAAGGTGGAAGACTGTGGCTTTGAGCCCAAGCCATCTCCCGGTTGCAGAGTCAAGAACGAAGCCGACCAAGCTAAGCCATACCCAGCCTGCTGCCCCGTGTACGAGTGCCAGCCAGGTGCCACCCTCCAGTACCCAACTCCAGAAGAGCTGAAGGCTGCTGCAGAGCAGGCTGCCAAAGCTGCCCAAGGCGCACAAGGTtaa